A single region of the Oleispira antarctica RB-8 genome encodes:
- a CDS encoding Transposase, mutator type, translating into MSNIMDKNKLQALANELAKDVKTPEDLSTLSAFLTKLTVEAALKAEMDYHLGYDKNDTSGHHSGNSRNGFSSKKLKGDHGEIEIQTPRDRNANFEPELIKKGQTRTASMDKQILSLYAKGMSTRDITEAFQEMYGADISAGLISQVTNGVMEKVTEWQNRPLDAIYPIVYLDCIVLKIRQDKRVINKAIYLVLGINIEGHKELLGMWISENEGAKFWLSVLTDLQNRGMKHMFIACVDGLKGFPDAINATFPDTKIQLCIVHMV; encoded by the coding sequence ATGAGCAATATCATGGATAAGAATAAATTGCAGGCGCTGGCCAATGAACTAGCCAAAGATGTTAAAACTCCAGAAGACCTCAGCACGCTCAGTGCATTTCTGACCAAGCTGACTGTTGAAGCCGCTTTGAAGGCCGAGATGGATTACCACTTGGGTTACGATAAGAATGACACTTCAGGCCATCATAGCGGCAACAGCCGTAATGGTTTCTCTTCTAAGAAGCTCAAAGGCGACCATGGTGAAATCGAGATTCAAACGCCTCGGGATCGTAATGCTAACTTCGAACCAGAGCTAATTAAGAAAGGCCAAACTCGTACTGCTAGCATGGACAAACAAATTCTAAGCCTCTATGCGAAGGGCATGAGCACTCGGGATATTACCGAGGCTTTTCAAGAAATGTACGGTGCAGATATTTCAGCAGGACTGATTTCTCAAGTCACAAATGGGGTGATGGAAAAAGTCACTGAATGGCAGAATCGCCCCTTAGATGCAATTTACCCTATCGTTTATTTAGACTGTATCGTGCTGAAAATTCGCCAGGATAAACGCGTCATCAATAAAGCAATTTACCTAGTTTTAGGTATTAATATTGAGGGCCACAAAGAACTTTTGGGAATGTGGATATCAGAAAATGAAGGTGCTAAATTCTGGCTATCAGTATTAACTGATCTTCAGAATCGAGGCATGAAGCACATGTTTATAGCCTGTGTAGACGGCCTCAAAGGCTTTCCAGATGCAATCAATGCTACGTTCCCTGATACTAAAATTCAACTGTGCATCGTTCATATGGTGTAA
- a CDS encoding UDP-glucose/GDP-mannose dehydrogenase produces MIVVIGLGYVGLPLAVLFSKHYSVCGFDLNKERITSLNYGEDKISGIKKDQLVNNEHLVFTSNLENIPAAKVFIITVETPVDKENVPDLTAIKKASIMIGSLINKEAVVIYESTVFPGTTEDVCIPLLEKHSGLQLNKDFSVGYSPERINPGDKLNKLESIKKITSGSSPSSAKYINDLYSRIIDAGTYSASSIKVAEAAKITENIQRDTNIALINELSIIYNLLGIDTEDVLLAAETKWNFHSYRPGLVGGHCIGVDPYYLAYKAKQLGYIPELIDTSRKLNNGMPKFISSELIKKMVINDIPIQSSKVLILGFTFKEDCSDIRNSKVHDLVESLREYKLKVDIYDPIADAICVKDAYNIVLIDEPNFDFYDAIILAVGHSFFKSLSIEKIRSYGRKNCIVYDLKYIYDKSETDIRL; encoded by the coding sequence ATGATTGTAGTAATTGGATTGGGCTATGTTGGATTACCTTTAGCCGTGTTATTTAGTAAGCATTATAGTGTATGCGGTTTTGATTTAAATAAAGAAAGAATCACATCGTTAAATTACGGTGAAGATAAAATTAGTGGTATCAAAAAGGATCAACTAGTAAACAATGAACATTTAGTATTTACATCAAATCTTGAGAATATCCCAGCAGCTAAAGTGTTCATTATCACAGTTGAAACTCCTGTTGATAAAGAAAATGTACCTGATTTAACTGCAATTAAAAAAGCGAGCATAATGATAGGGTCACTAATAAATAAAGAAGCCGTAGTTATTTATGAATCCACTGTATTTCCAGGTACAACTGAAGATGTCTGCATTCCATTGCTTGAAAAACATTCTGGATTACAATTAAATAAAGATTTTTCTGTTGGTTATAGCCCTGAAAGAATAAATCCTGGCGATAAACTTAATAAGTTAGAATCAATAAAGAAGATCACATCTGGCTCTTCGCCTTCTTCTGCAAAATACATCAATGACTTATATAGTAGAATAATTGATGCGGGGACTTATTCCGCTAGCAGCATAAAAGTAGCAGAAGCTGCCAAGATAACTGAAAATATTCAACGCGATACAAATATAGCTCTGATTAATGAATTATCAATAATATATAATTTACTAGGTATTGATACGGAAGATGTACTATTAGCTGCTGAAACAAAATGGAATTTTCATTCATATCGGCCTGGACTCGTCGGTGGACATTGCATTGGTGTGGACCCTTATTACTTAGCATATAAAGCAAAACAATTAGGATATATTCCTGAACTAATCGATACAAGTCGTAAGCTTAATAATGGAATGCCAAAGTTTATTTCATCTGAACTAATTAAAAAAATGGTAATAAATGACATCCCAATCCAAAGTTCTAAAGTTCTTATATTAGGATTTACGTTCAAGGAGGACTGTTCAGATATTCGAAATTCAAAAGTTCATGATCTAGTTGAAAGCTTAAGGGAATACAAATTGAAAGTAGATATCTACGACCCTATAGCAGATGCTATATGTGTGAAAGACGCCTATAATATAGTACTTATTGACGAGCCAAACTTTGACTTTTATGATGCCATAATACTGGCAGTAGGTCATAGTTTTTTTAAGTCATTAAGTATCGAAAAGATTCGTTCTTATGGTCGAAAGAACTGCATAGTTTATGATTTAAAGTATATTTATGACAAATCAGAAACTGACATAAGGCTTTAA
- the cda1 gene encoding Chitin deacetylase, with amino-acid sequence MKNNISVLLYHQISDRLPPDSNPDCFCLKSKFIEQLNFIKEHDISVISLEDAELKLNNPLNKPHHKSVVLTFDDADIGFYDIVMPILSDYGYTANLFVPSAFVGKKSEWSVHIGSHAPIMDKNQIREAYDQRIHIGSHSHSHSKMNKISPNNLYKEINTSKILLEDIISDAVNEFSYPHGVYNNDVINLLRSAGYKRAVTCNAEIYRNPRDNFEIPRNYITSEDSIIDFRAILLRE; translated from the coding sequence ATGAAAAATAATATTTCTGTTCTGCTATATCATCAGATTAGTGATCGTTTACCACCAGACTCAAATCCTGATTGTTTTTGTCTAAAATCCAAGTTCATAGAACAATTAAACTTCATTAAAGAACATGACATCTCAGTCATTTCATTAGAGGATGCCGAGTTAAAATTAAATAACCCGTTAAATAAACCCCACCATAAATCAGTTGTTTTGACATTTGATGATGCTGATATTGGATTTTACGATATTGTCATGCCTATACTATCAGATTATGGATACACAGCTAATCTATTCGTACCGAGCGCCTTTGTGGGGAAGAAAAGTGAATGGTCTGTACACATAGGTTCTCACGCACCTATTATGGATAAAAATCAGATAAGAGAGGCTTATGATCAAAGAATCCATATAGGCTCCCACTCTCACAGTCATTCTAAAATGAATAAGATCTCGCCTAATAACTTATACAAAGAGATAAATACGAGTAAAATTTTATTGGAAGATATAATCAGTGATGCTGTAAACGAGTTTTCATACCCACATGGCGTATATAACAATGACGTTATTAACTTATTACGTAGTGCAGGATATAAAAGAGCTGTTACCTGCAATGCAGAAATATATCGGAATCCCAGAGATAACTTTGAGATTCCAAGAAACTACATTACATCAGAAGATTCGATAATCGACTTTAGAGCTATTCTTTTGAGAGAATAG
- a CDS encoding ATP-dependent helicase putative: MIPLVAAGAVIVGASVIAWHFNQKTEAEKGRQKKAYRDRDRMRSKYKNPGASEKQKQEEEKREQASCYKALLLKEIHTHSEKIEPISLAYKDFYFLVKEEIDADSTSPFRKNALSREFSRIEDGQLRLKEYEKYLSTEKMKIQELWDKGSYDWLMERPVPDALLPLEWLYLGKLVLVELSELDSPLSHTRHILKFNGFDGDIDKQKALAVSYGDEFPMLVVKKSQGNSFYGCVAKGIVYHDHIRSNQALEMIVEKAFGWGAFCSYADGLVKATLPNRNLINGALKLLSGQRVDVYYELYDATLSHDPMQFKRGEKKQPSPVVTERMPSKPGTDNLELYIEINADLLIDIPEYDDFYSSQAQWTLLSYDHDSKEISLGKANVQVICCISESNDGLIANKIHLKEMPQIGIDLPFGFVMAPDDINISYYLGWQYGIEQFVEFVFQASISSTDAKERMKQAEFFRQWKHVIEYQRVQESERSVEFECEIESVESNNHSLKITRSLINDTKIDGKSVYHLMKKIQTSNKLKFEGNYKLQIFHKKNGEFVPAIFKKKIRHAEYILEGGGIEIFCSLNSYRDINLDESQIFKLTVSLPNSSLQRQEQALDALFEDRLAEPRLKDIFLSPSSYNPEFIKYWHDKDICWNNSDLTTNQKESIKTILSAKYLSMLQGPPGTGKTTVIVEMLYQLLLHNPDQKILVVSQQNTAVDNAIEKFKNKYSDLANSSIKIVRVGNPEKISDELKDYQLSSIYNKFLAGNIDSCASRLPRSSEYDIPLNKWRAMMMEELATHSGSHSNAKISDEFFITMLSDKNLIGATCVGLAGRKAGVDSLTFDVVIMDEAGRATVPEMLIPLLRAKKAILIGDHHQLPPSIAPVLRDDSAKEELKFLEDTFLNTSFFERLFDDLPGECTASLSEQFRMVPPIGNLVADLFYTKNGIRQLFNGVKTPDPSGQQPVYAFPESLLWLDVRGKQFKKNTSLENSEEAKAIEQYLIGLSNEFSRKIDVAVITPYGAQKILIKKLLGVKEGSDTVIMKNLSIKVNTVDGFQGSEAELVCYSTVRTEGSLQFLLDKKRLNVACSRAKENLIFFGNSHYLSKFGRGSKNYFNDIVERSSIIRWNYKLEGYNKILKKYLKLKTSECTKSSKELTS, from the coding sequence ATGATTCCACTCGTTGCAGCAGGTGCCGTTATTGTTGGCGCTAGTGTTATTGCATGGCACTTTAACCAAAAAACTGAAGCAGAAAAAGGGCGTCAGAAGAAGGCTTATCGCGACAGAGATAGGATGCGCTCAAAATATAAAAATCCCGGAGCCAGTGAAAAACAAAAGCAAGAAGAAGAAAAAAGAGAGCAGGCGTCTTGTTATAAAGCATTACTACTTAAAGAAATACATACTCATTCTGAAAAAATTGAACCTATATCCTTGGCATATAAAGATTTCTATTTTTTAGTAAAGGAAGAAATTGATGCGGATTCAACCAGCCCCTTTAGAAAGAATGCACTCTCAAGAGAGTTCTCCAGAATTGAAGATGGACAATTAAGGCTAAAGGAATACGAGAAATATTTATCTACTGAAAAAATGAAAATTCAGGAACTTTGGGATAAGGGGAGCTACGATTGGCTAATGGAAAGACCTGTTCCCGATGCTCTTTTACCTTTGGAGTGGCTATATCTAGGGAAACTTGTATTAGTCGAGTTATCAGAATTAGATTCTCCGCTTAGTCATACTCGGCATATTCTAAAATTTAATGGATTTGATGGGGATATTGATAAACAAAAAGCATTAGCTGTTAGCTATGGAGATGAATTTCCGATGCTGGTAGTAAAAAAATCGCAAGGAAATTCTTTTTATGGCTGTGTTGCCAAGGGTATCGTTTATCATGACCATATAAGATCAAATCAAGCTTTGGAGATGATTGTTGAAAAAGCTTTTGGCTGGGGGGCATTTTGCTCTTATGCTGATGGTTTAGTTAAAGCGACCTTGCCAAATAGAAATCTAATCAATGGAGCACTTAAATTATTAAGTGGCCAGCGAGTTGATGTTTATTATGAACTATATGATGCGACATTAAGTCATGATCCAATGCAGTTTAAGAGAGGGGAGAAGAAACAGCCGTCCCCAGTCGTCACTGAAAGAATGCCTAGCAAGCCAGGGACTGATAACCTTGAATTGTATATTGAGATCAATGCTGATCTATTAATCGATATTCCAGAATATGATGATTTCTACTCCAGTCAGGCTCAGTGGACATTGCTAAGTTATGACCATGACAGCAAAGAAATTAGCCTTGGAAAAGCAAATGTACAAGTAATATGCTGTATATCTGAATCAAATGATGGACTTATCGCGAATAAAATCCACCTTAAAGAAATGCCTCAGATAGGTATTGATTTACCATTTGGCTTTGTTATGGCCCCTGACGATATAAATATTAGTTATTACTTGGGCTGGCAGTACGGAATTGAACAATTTGTAGAGTTTGTATTCCAGGCGAGCATAAGTTCAACGGACGCTAAAGAGCGAATGAAGCAAGCTGAATTTTTTAGGCAGTGGAAGCATGTCATCGAATATCAACGCGTGCAGGAAAGTGAGCGTAGTGTTGAGTTTGAGTGTGAAATTGAATCAGTTGAAAGCAATAATCATTCGTTAAAAATTACAAGGTCTCTTATTAATGATACTAAAATAGATGGTAAGTCTGTATATCATTTAATGAAAAAAATTCAGACGTCTAATAAACTGAAGTTTGAAGGAAATTATAAATTACAGATATTTCATAAAAAAAATGGAGAATTTGTTCCCGCTATCTTTAAAAAGAAAATAAGACATGCTGAATACATTCTAGAAGGCGGTGGTATAGAGATTTTCTGTAGCCTTAATAGTTACAGAGATATTAATCTTGATGAGTCCCAAATATTCAAGTTAACTGTAAGTTTACCAAATTCCTCATTGCAGCGGCAAGAACAGGCCTTGGATGCTTTATTTGAAGATCGGCTAGCAGAACCTCGACTTAAAGATATCTTTTTATCTCCTTCTTCTTATAATCCTGAGTTTATAAAGTATTGGCACGATAAAGATATTTGTTGGAATAATTCTGATTTGACAACAAACCAAAAAGAATCCATTAAAACTATTCTTTCAGCTAAATATCTATCAATGCTTCAGGGACCACCAGGCACAGGTAAGACCACGGTCATTGTTGAAATGTTATACCAGCTATTATTACACAACCCTGACCAAAAGATTTTAGTTGTATCTCAACAGAATACCGCTGTTGATAATGCTATAGAAAAATTTAAAAATAAATATTCTGATCTTGCTAACTCCTCGATAAAAATAGTGAGGGTTGGTAACCCTGAAAAAATTTCTGATGAGCTCAAAGACTATCAGTTATCGAGTATTTATAATAAATTCTTGGCGGGTAATATTGATAGTTGTGCGTCTAGATTGCCACGGAGTTCTGAGTACGACATTCCTTTGAATAAGTGGCGAGCTATGATGATGGAAGAGCTCGCCACTCATTCAGGAAGTCATTCTAATGCTAAAATATCTGATGAATTCTTTATAACAATGTTGTCAGATAAAAACTTGATTGGTGCTACTTGCGTTGGACTAGCCGGAAGGAAGGCTGGAGTTGATTCGCTTACTTTCGATGTTGTCATTATGGATGAGGCAGGAAGAGCAACTGTTCCTGAAATGTTAATTCCTTTACTTAGAGCAAAAAAAGCCATCTTAATTGGAGATCATCATCAGTTACCTCCAAGTATTGCACCTGTGTTAAGAGATGACTCGGCCAAAGAGGAATTGAAATTTTTAGAAGATACATTTTTGAATACTAGTTTCTTTGAAAGGCTATTTGATGACTTGCCAGGCGAATGCACAGCAAGTTTATCTGAGCAGTTCAGAATGGTTCCACCAATTGGTAATTTAGTTGCCGATTTATTCTATACAAAAAATGGTATAAGGCAGTTGTTTAATGGTGTTAAAACACCTGATCCTAGTGGTCAACAGCCAGTCTATGCGTTTCCAGAATCCTTGTTGTGGCTAGATGTGCGTGGAAAACAGTTTAAAAAAAATACCAGTTTAGAAAACTCTGAAGAAGCGAAGGCCATTGAACAATATTTGATAGGGTTGTCTAATGAATTTAGCCGAAAAATTGATGTTGCAGTCATCACTCCATATGGGGCTCAAAAGATACTAATAAAAAAATTGCTAGGCGTTAAGGAAGGATCGGATACCGTGATTATGAAAAACCTTTCAATCAAGGTAAATACAGTAGATGGCTTTCAGGGTAGCGAAGCTGAATTGGTATGTTATTCAACTGTTAGAACTGAAGGCTCATTGCAATTCTTACTTGATAAAAAAAGGCTAAATGTTGCTTGCTCTAGAGCCAAAGAAAACTTGATTTTCTTTGGCAACTCACACTATTTATCAAAATTTGGAAGGGGCAGTAAAAACTACTTCAATGACATTGTTGAAAGGTCAAGTATAATACGGTGGAATTATAAACTTGAAGGCTATAATAAAATATTAAAGAAGTATTTAAAGTTAAAAACCTCTGAGTGTACTAAGTCATCAAAAGAACTTACTTCATAG